In Ananas comosus cultivar F153 linkage group 10, ASM154086v1, whole genome shotgun sequence, the following proteins share a genomic window:
- the LOC109716749 gene encoding probable pectinesterase/pectinesterase inhibitor 34, translating into MPYGRLHSSDPHPVPGTRRSRLLLVFVALLAALLVIASAVSAVIIIRARPGPPRGSAPTQAISDACAWTRYPALCVGSLAAFPGASGAAGAGDLVSVALNMTRQRVGRALYGASALGGARMGARARAAYADCMELLADSLDQLSESLLAVSPSPSPRSRGASDEDVLTWLSAALTNQDTCTEGIEEARDEYIKSQMLDNYLKDLSELVSNCLAIFAAVSKNGEFAGIPIQNKRRRRMLLSSDTNDEFPDWVGISDRRLLQTPAAYIQADFVVSKDGENGTYKKIGQAIKAAPEHSSSRVIIYVKAGRYEENVKVGRKKTNLLFVGDGKGVTVIAGSRSVYDNYTTFQSATFAATGAGLIMKDMTIENWAGPQKHQAVALRIGADRAVVYRCDIIGYQDTLYVHSQRQFFRECDIYGTVDFIFGNAAVVLQNCSIWARKPLPMQKNTITAQSRKDPNQNTGISIHDCRVLATPELEPVRWAYPTYLGRPWKQYSRTVYMMSVLGHHIHPAGWLEWNGSFALNTLYYGEYLNYGPGAALEKRVQWPGYRVITLPEEASKFTVGRFIYGSSWLPATGVAFLAGLSL; encoded by the exons ATGCCCTACGGCCGACTCCACTCCTCCGATCCCCACCCCGTCCCCGGCACTCGTCGCAGTCGGCTCCTCCTCGTCTTCGTAGCCCTCCTTGCCGCTCTCTTAGTCATCGCCTCCGCTGTATCAGCCGTGATCATAATTCGTGCCCGGCCGGGGCCGCCGCGCGGATCGGCCCCGACGCAGGCGATCTCCGACGCGTGCGCGTGGACCCGCTACCCGGCGCTGTGCGTGGGCTCGCTCGCGGCCTTCCCGGGCGCGTCGGGCGCAGCGGGCGCGGGCGACCTCGTCAGCGTCGCCCTCAACATGACGCGCCAGCGCGTGGGGCGCGCGCTCTACGGCGCGTCCGCGCTCGGCGGCGCCCGCAtgggcgcgcgcgcgcgcgccgcGTACGCCGACTGCATGGAGCTCCTCGCCGACTCGCTCGACCAGCTCTCCGAGTCCCTCCTCGCCGTCTCTCCGTCCCCATCACCGCGGAGTCGAGGCGCCTCCGACGAGGACGTCCTCACCTGGCTCAGCGCCGCCCTAACAAACCAG GACACGTGCACGGAGGGCATTGAAGAAGCCCGCGACGAATACATCAAATCGCAGATGCTTGATAACTACCTTAAGGACCTCTCCGAGCTGGTTAGTAACTGCCTCGCCATCTTCGCGGCTGTGAGCAAGAACGGAGAGTTCGCGGGGATACCGATCCAGAACAAGAGGCGAAGGAGAATGCTATTGAGTAGCGACACTAATGACGAATTCCCCGACTGGGTTGGAATAAGTGATCGTCGACTTCTTCAGACGCCAGCTGCGTATATTCAGGCCGATTTCGTAGTGTCGAAAGACGGAGAGAACGGGACGTACAAGAAAATCGGGCAAGCCATAAAGGCGGCCCCTGAGCACAGCTCGAGTCGAGTTATTATATATGTCAAGGCCGGGCGGTATGAGGAGAATGTGAAGGTCGGCCGGAAGAAGACCAACCTCCTGTTCGTCGGAGATGGTAAGGGCGTTACGGTCATCGCCGGATCCCGCAGCGTCTACGATAACTACACGACCTTTCAAAGCGCAACATTTG CGGCGACGGGAGCGGGGCTCATAATGAAGGACATGACGATCGAGAACTGGGCCGGGCCACAAAAGCACCAGGCGGTGGCTCTGCGCATCGGGGCGGACCGCGCCGTGGTGTACCGATGTGACATAATTGGGTACCAGGACACACTATACGTGCACTCACAACGGCAGTTTTTTCGCGAATGTGATATCTACGGCACCGTCGACTTCATCTTCGGCAACGCAGCAGTGGTGCTCCAGAACTGCAGCATCTGGGCCCGAAAACCGTTGCCGATGCAGAAGAACACAATCACGGCGCAAAGCAGGAAGGACCCGAATCAGAACACGGGAATATCAATCCACGATTGCCGAGTGCTGGCCACGCCGGAGCTCGAGCCGGTTAGGTGGGCCTACCCTACCTACCTGGGGCGCCCGTGGAAGCAGTATTCGAGAACGGTGTATATGATGTCCGTCTTAGGGCATCATATCCATCCGGCCGGGTGGCTTGAGTGGAATGGGAGCTTCGCACTGAATACGCTATACTACGGAGAGTACTTGAATTACGGGCCCGGGGCGGCCCTCGAAAAACGAGTGCAGTGGCCTGGATATAGAGTGATCACGCTCCCCGAAGAGGCGAGCAAGTTCACTGTAGGGCGGTTTATTTACGGCTCCTCTTGGTTGCCGGCCACCGGAGTGGCCTTCCTCGCCGGTCTCTCATTAtag